In a single window of the Terriglobales bacterium genome:
- a CDS encoding Smr/MutS family protein, translated as DIAEVVARAAVSPVQAARARGVSVSLADDAAAPTEINVIGQTVDDATRAVEKFVDRAFLAGLPRVRIVHGSGMGILRKALRQYLQSHPHVASVTEPPQNEGGAGATIVELRV; from the coding sequence CGACATCGCCGAGGTGGTGGCGCGGGCCGCGGTTTCTCCCGTGCAGGCGGCGCGCGCCCGCGGGGTCTCGGTCTCGCTGGCTGACGACGCGGCCGCGCCCACCGAGATCAACGTCATCGGCCAGACCGTGGACGACGCCACCCGCGCGGTGGAGAAGTTCGTGGACCGGGCCTTCCTGGCGGGGCTGCCGCGGGTGCGCATCGTGCACGGCTCGGGCATGGGCATCCTGCGCAAGGCCCTGCGCCAGTATCTGCAGTCGCACCCCCACGTGGCTTCGGTCACCGAGCCCCCGCAGAACGAGGGCGGCGCCGGGGCCACCATCGTAGAATTGCGGGTCTGA
- a CDS encoding DinB family protein produces MTDNELRAHIDAIERGPGMVVAAVAGADDKALRYKPAPDKWCILEILGHLADVEVLYGYRLRQMLADKEPAIAPIDQDDWARHLGYLEAKPAELLEAYRAARRANVRLLRRLKPADLDEKAAFHPEKKRQVTLGELIGMMAVHDPNHAGQIERLKKESRGTR; encoded by the coding sequence ATGACGGACAACGAACTGCGCGCCCACATTGACGCCATCGAGCGCGGCCCCGGCATGGTGGTGGCCGCGGTGGCCGGCGCGGACGACAAGGCGCTGCGCTACAAGCCCGCGCCCGACAAGTGGTGCATCCTCGAGATCCTCGGCCACTTGGCCGACGTCGAGGTGCTCTACGGCTACCGCCTGCGCCAGATGCTCGCCGACAAGGAGCCGGCCATCGCCCCCATCGACCAGGACGACTGGGCCCGCCACCTCGGCTATCTGGAAGCGAAGCCTGCGGAACTGCTGGAAGCCTACCGGGCCGCGCGCCGCGCCAACGTCCGCTTGCTGCGCCGACTGAAGCCCGCCGACCTGGACGAGAAGGCCGCCTTCCACCCCGAGAAGAAGCGCCAAGTCACGCTGGGCGAGCTGATCGGCATGATGGCCGTCCACGACCCCAACCACGCCGGCCAGATCGAGCGCCTGAAGAAGGAGTCCCGCGGCACGCGCTAG
- a CDS encoding carbonic anhydrase, protein MKLRAFLLAACCGLLLFAKDHPASPPPSPDQLWQDLAAGNARFVAGHPQARNLPADRAKWAKTQSPPVAVLACADSRVAPELVFDKTLGDLFVVRAAGNSPDPLAIGSLEYAVEHLGTVMIVVMGHQSCGAVKAACSGEKMPTANLEAVVRPIQASCAKAQGKDVEPATRDHVHQAALALLAQSPILKKRVEEKKLTIVESYYSLDTGKVERLR, encoded by the coding sequence ATGAAGCTCCGCGCGTTCCTGCTGGCCGCCTGCTGCGGCCTGCTGCTCTTCGCCAAGGACCATCCTGCGTCGCCGCCGCCCTCGCCCGACCAGCTCTGGCAGGACCTGGCCGCGGGCAACGCCCGCTTCGTCGCGGGGCATCCGCAGGCGCGCAATCTGCCTGCCGACCGCGCCAAGTGGGCCAAGACGCAGTCGCCTCCGGTCGCGGTGCTGGCCTGCGCCGACAGCCGCGTCGCCCCCGAACTCGTCTTCGACAAGACCCTGGGCGACCTGTTCGTGGTGCGCGCCGCCGGCAACAGCCCCGATCCCCTGGCCATCGGCAGCCTGGAGTACGCCGTCGAGCACCTGGGCACGGTGATGATCGTAGTCATGGGCCACCAGAGTTGCGGCGCGGTCAAGGCCGCCTGCTCCGGGGAGAAGATGCCGACCGCCAACCTGGAGGCGGTGGTCAGGCCCATCCAGGCCTCATGCGCGAAAGCCCAGGGCAAGGACGTCGAGCCCGCCACCCGCGACCACGTCCACCAGGCCGCGCTGGCGCTGCTGGCGCAGAGCCCCATCCTGAAGAAGCGGGTGGAGGAGAAGAAGCTCACCATCGTCGAGAGCTATTACTCGCTCGACACCGGCAAGGTAGAGCGGCTGCGGTAA